In one Erythrobacteraceae bacterium WH01K genomic region, the following are encoded:
- a CDS encoding Zn-dependent alcohol dehydrogenase, which translates to MAKAAILEKPGEGLVIGEVELADPRPHEVLIDTKACGLCHSDLHFIDGSYPHALPAIPGHEAAGVVRAVGSEVSTVKPGDHVVSCLSAFCGQCEFCVTGRMALCLGANTRRGKGEPSRITRADGSGGVEPVAQMLNLSAFSEQMLIHENACVAIDKDMPLDRAAVIGCAVTTGAGTIFNAAAVTPGETVLVVGCGGVGLAAINAAKIAGAGMVIAADPLEEKRELAKVLGATHTVDALADDAAKQIVALTGGGVHWGIEAVGRQASADLAVASLRRGGTAIILGMMPLDCKVGLGAMDLLGGKKLMGAIMGMNHFPVDLPRLVDFYMRGLLDLDTIIAERIKLEDINAGFDKMREGTSARSVVVFD; encoded by the coding sequence ATGGCAAAGGCAGCAATCCTGGAAAAACCGGGTGAGGGACTGGTGATCGGCGAGGTGGAACTCGCCGATCCCCGCCCCCACGAAGTGCTGATCGACACCAAGGCCTGCGGCCTGTGCCATTCGGACCTGCACTTCATCGACGGGTCCTATCCCCACGCCTTGCCCGCCATTCCCGGGCACGAGGCAGCGGGCGTGGTCCGCGCTGTCGGCAGCGAAGTCAGCACGGTGAAGCCGGGCGACCACGTCGTTTCCTGCCTCAGTGCGTTCTGCGGCCAGTGCGAATTCTGCGTCACCGGCCGCATGGCGCTGTGCCTCGGGGCCAACACCCGCCGGGGCAAGGGCGAACCTTCGCGCATTACCCGCGCCGACGGTTCCGGCGGGGTCGAACCCGTGGCCCAGATGCTGAACCTGTCCGCTTTCAGCGAGCAGATGCTGATCCACGAGAATGCCTGCGTCGCCATCGACAAGGACATGCCGCTGGACCGCGCCGCCGTCATCGGCTGCGCGGTGACGACGGGTGCCGGCACGATCTTCAATGCGGCTGCCGTAACGCCGGGCGAGACCGTGCTGGTCGTGGGCTGCGGCGGTGTCGGTCTTGCCGCGATCAACGCTGCAAAGATTGCCGGGGCAGGCATGGTCATCGCCGCCGATCCGCTGGAGGAAAAGCGCGAACTGGCGAAGGTGCTGGGCGCGACCCACACGGTCGATGCGCTGGCCGACGATGCTGCCAAGCAGATCGTCGCCCTGACCGGCGGCGGTGTCCACTGGGGGATCGAGGCTGTCGGCCGTCAGGCAAGCGCAGACCTCGCGGTCGCGTCGCTGCGGCGCGGCGGCACGGCCATCATCCTCGGCATGATGCCGCTGGACTGCAAGGTCGGCCTCGGCGCGATGGACCTGCTCGGCGGCAAGAAACTGATGGGCGCGATCATGGGGATGAACCACTTCCCGGTCGACCTGCCGCGCCTCGTCGATTTCTACATGCGCGGCCTGCTCGATCTCGACACCATCATTGCCGAGCGGATCAAGCTGGAAGACATCAATGCCGGCTTCGACAAGATGCGCGAAGGCACGAGCGCGCGCAGCGTGGTGGTGTTCGACTGA